The genomic stretch AGGAATGGTGACTGCCTCACCGTGAGGAGATATTCCACGGCACGGTCGGGGTTGTTGAAAGAGGCTCGAAGCGCCCTCTCCACCTGCGGTCGTTCGTAGCCCATTTCCATCATCTGCTGCACCATCCGCTCGTACTCCGCGCCCATGACCAGGGCCGATTCTGCAGCGATGGCGGGCGACGTGGGGGCAGTCGCTGCTTTCCTGAGCGCAGAAGAAGTCACGTGTCAGGACGCGGCTTTCAGCATTACACTCGCCACCCTAAAGAGGAACAAGGGAACCGTACGTGGTAGCCTGTCCTTCAGCAGCGGTTGTTCCGCCAGCAGCTGCTTTGGGTTCTTCTTTCCTCGGTTCGGAAGCCGCCTTTTCCGGGGTAGGTTTTTCTGCTGGTTTCTCCGGCGGTGCGGCTGCCCCCGCCTCTGGCGCGGATCCTCCTTCGCTCGGAGTTGTGGGCTTTGGCTGCGCATTGAAAAAGCTCTAGGCATCAGCGAGTTTTACAGGATCAGTCCTGTATTGGCCATGTACTAGAAAAGTTTATAATAGACTTTTCTGGTCGGTACagcaaggtaaaaaaaaaaaaaaattgcctgCATTTTTGGGCACGGTGCCAAATGCCTTTAATTGTAGTAGGAAACAACAAGTTCAATTGGAGAACcagcatgggcgtaccgagaggggggcaaggggggcgTGGAACCCCGGAACTGCAAGGTCGCAaggttgtgaaaatagtgctctctttagtcataggttgtaatgattattctcagatgtcataataggaactTCTGAACACCCACACATGCACAACGtccgccaaaaaaaaaaaaaaaagaaaaaaaagagagaaagaaaatgatgTGGTAGGGTGGTGGGGGTTTGCACTCTTCCCCCTCCTGGAAGCGCTTTTCCCCCCCTAGCCCCCATGGGAACGCCCATGAGAACGAGCGATTTAATTGCCTGATGTAGCCGGGACgcgtgagagaaaaaaacaacacTCAACTGGGCAACCGAACTCTATGGGGTCATTGTGGCCGATAAATTTTTGGCAAAACTCATTTTGAAATACTATTAAATTTTTACTGAAAGCCTTTTAATGTTTTGTGAAATGGatgaagtttatttttttcattgctgctgCGGTGGCCACCCAATTTCAGGGTACTGCAAACACTAATTGCCGAACATGTGGTGTTGGCACTCTCACGTGACCCCATATAGCTATCGCTTTGAAATACCGCAGCTGGAACTAGTCCTATTGCCAAGTGTCTTTTGTGTGTCTGTTACACTGCTTTACATGGGTGAACAAAAAAAGGCATGCAAAAGAGTTCACGAACACACTTTCCTTTGAAATTCAGGGCCTGTTTGCACAAAAAATTGTGCTAAAAACataagataagaaaaaaaaaaaaaacccttagCCACAGCTTTGACTGTGTTTGGCACGAGCTGGAAGATAACTTAAGTTTAGGGCTCTAGCACGTGCTTAAAGCAGTCGCAAAGCTGCGCTAAAAGAAGTACCCTTACTGTTTGGTGCCTCGCACAATTTTTATGCAAACGAACGCAGGTCTGTTTTATCTTCGACAGATACAGCAATCCCAGTTATTGCTACTGTGTTCGTCGTCACAAAGGTCTAGCTAGTTTGTAGCCCTGCGGAGCTATTGTGCAAAGTTTGGCGATATTGTTAGCTTGTTACCTTTGTCACCATGATGACAACAAATTTCTTCTCATCAATCTCGTACTCGCTCATCTTGGAGTCGTCATTCAGAATTTTTCCTGTGAGAAAACTTGCAGCTTAGCACCTGTCCTCTCTTTGGCAATTTGTACAAGTCTTCTACCACTTGCAACTAGTACTAAACCGCTGGGACTGACTCACCTGCATAGATGAGTTTCTGGCACTGGGCCGGAAACTCCTTACCCTTTTCAGCTTCAATTTTTTGCTTGAATATCTTGACCTGCAATGCAAAAACTGCGTTCAATTGTAACAAATGCTATTACTATGCTACAGTAGTGCAGGGCTATTTTTGGTTCAGTCACTTATATGGGTGACTCGGCATTTTTTGGTCAAAGGCAAAAGCGGCTCAAGTTTCTTTTCCGTTTATCTCAAGTAAACGCTCGCAACCCGAACGAGCACCATTTCTGTCACGCCCTTGTTTGTGAAGCAAATCTCAATGTGATTAGAGCGATAACTAGATTCCACGCCGTTGCATTTCTGCTAAATGACTACGCAAGCCGGGCACTTGACCAACGATATTATGCATATAGGAGCAATAAAACAGCTTAAACGCTTCCTATTGCATCGTAAATAGTTGCCACGGGGGCCGAAGTTCGTGTTAGCTTGTTACAAGAGCAATAAACGCAGTAAAATTCATATTTAGGCTTACGATTCTGTCAAGTCTTCGTTCACGCGCGTTAATCTTCGACCAGTATAGTGGAACTTACCGTTTCTGTCGGGTCAATCTCGACTTTAAAAGTTTGCTGCTGTAACGTTTTTAGCGTAACAAGCATCTTTGCTTGAAAAAAAGCTACTACACAGCAGATCTAATGGTTCACTTCGGTTTAAAACCCTGCCTTCCAAGCCAGACTCTCAAACGGAGTCGCCATTAAACGTGACGTAACGGAAGCCAACGACTGTTTCGCGTCTCCTGTTGCAAGCCGGAAAAATCAACCGAGAAATATTCGAAGAAATAGGATGTCTCATCTCAATTTCATTTTTCAGACTTTCTGGCTACATATTTAAACTGCGAAtcgtatacatatatatgtccATATATATTGCGTAATAGATGGCAGAGCGCATCGTCTGCTTACACGTGCTCATGTTTTCGTGTACACCGACAGCTGACTCCTTTTCGAGGGAAATGACTGACAGAAAGCAGTGTTCCTACGTATTACCTAAAAAGCGGAGACGCTGTCGCATGAAAGCATTCTCCGAATACGACTACTGCGGAGAACACCTTCTAATCGCAGATGTGACACTGGTGAGCCAGAATACAACTGTCATTTTTGCGAACGCAGCCCGTATTGCTTCGACATTAAACAGCAATTTTATGTGGTAGGATTCAGACCATGAAAGGATAGTATGCCCATTGGATCCTACTCAGTAAGTTCCGTCTGTAGATGTGCAGTATTACGTGTTGACGTGGTCTATTCACACATGCCTCTACCATTGCAGTACCTGCTTCGTGTCACTTCTAGAAAAACATCTTAAAAAATGCAACGCGAGACATAAAAACAACCAGGTAGGTATTTTCATTTGTTCTACTTTTTGCTAAGGTATGTGCAAACTTTTCAGGTGTATTTTGTGGAGAATTGCAACTCTGGCATTCAGACCCCTATTGCAGTTCATAAGGTATTTTATTAGTCGTTCAAATAAATAGAAGTTAATCCAGGTTTGATGATGAAGCTCAAGTAATTTTGTGAGACCTTTCACGTTCAATAGGTTGCACTAAACGACCTGTCCGACGAACAACTTGAAGCAGTCATAACAAAAATGGACTCTATATACAAAAGTATGATTGCATCAATGTGTTTCATGTGCTCTTTGTCTAATTCTGGGATTTTCACTTCAATTATCCTCAAGAACATGTCAACGAACCCCACTGGCACCTGAACTGTGCGGGTGAGGAGCTAGAAGAAGAAATCGATCGTTTTTCCGGTTCATCTGTGGCCGTAAAACACTTGAGGCAGCAGGCTGCACTATTGGGCCTGGCCAGGGAACACAACCTGCTAAGCTTAGAGGATGTTTGTTATGCAGAATTTGGAGCTGGAAGAGGCGCGTAATCTATTTCACTCTTCCGTACCACACACAATGttgttgaacttttttttttaacttgcgTTTTTCTCCGACCAGGACGACTCGCATATTGGATTGCAAAGAGCATACCTGAACAGGGGTGCAGTGTCCTCCTAGTGGATCGTGCAGCACCAAGACACAAGGTACACTAGTCTCCTGGGTGTTGTAGCATCATTTTGTGTTGGAGCTCTGCTACCATTTACAAGACAAGTTGAGGTTCAGTACAACAACACAGAGGTTCAGTAAGCgtgtgaagtaaaatttaaaagttaggatgtttatttaattagtgagcgtatgcaaattggccgctcactgctcagttcaTGGCCCCACTGGCCACTCAGCTCCAGACTCGCGCACTCACGCTCAGTCACTCGCCGCTCAACTCTCGAATCACGTGCTCACGTTCACTCAGTGCATACTCACGCTTACTCACTCACTgtccgctcagctctcggcccgctcactcactcactctcagTCACTACCCATTCACTCTCGGCCCGCTCACTCACGCTCGCTCACAGACCATTCAATTCACGGCTCGCTCAATCGGGTTCACTCATGCTCAGCTGTCGGCTCGCTCACTCAGACTCACTCACCGCCTACTCAGCTCTCGgatcgctcactcatgctcagttCATTAGGCGAAGTGAGCgcgctcatgagtgagttttgccgaggtctGCTCATAACCGCCCCAAAAACTTTTCAGTTTGAGAACAAGCTGGACGACAGTTTCACAGCAGTGGAGAGGATAAGGATCGACATCCAGCATCTAGAGTTAGGTATTTGGATATCACATCACTAGTTTCTTTGCATAATGGCTCTGCAACGTAGTTATACTTCATACAGTAACATCCTCATTTTGCCTGCAGGAAATGTGGAGAGCGTGAAAAGACACAGAGGCAATGTGGTTGGGTTCTGCAAGCACCTCTGTGGCGAAGCAACCGGTATGGCTCAGATTAATTAGCATTTTCTACAGTAACAGTTGCTCCAAACCTATGAATTTGAAGTCAAAGACACTTTTCATGCTGATTTAATGGTTGTGATAGTAACATTGATTGGTACTTATTTACAGATTTTGCTCTACGATGCATGACGACATCCAAAAGTAGCAGAGATACAGAGTTGTAAGTAGCTGAGTTTTGTGCACTTTTGACTAAGTTTACTTCTTGAACTGGTCAGCTATTCATTACTCTACAGTGTGTGATAAAAGCATTACTTCCCCATCATTCGTCATAAGTTCCTGCATGAAGGCCAACCGCAATGTTTGTTTAGAATTCCAGCCCACCAAGATGGTTTTCACATTTCGTCTGACGTTTGGAGCAGGCCAACCTAAAAAAACATAACGATAACTAACAATCGTGTTCAGTTTATTCGGCATCAGGCCCCAGTTGAGTAAGCAGGAATCATCAGCTTCATGTTAGCAAAACTTAAATTGTATTGGGAAACGTACATTAACATACATTACAAGTTGTGAGAGCTCTGATAACTGgatattaccgtattttcacgcgtattagccgtggcttatgcgcaatttttttttctcacgggcgacctgtggcttatccaccggtgcggcttatctgatgactattttttcctggtattttccccatatgccgattttaacgaaagggccgacagtgtctctggaacagcactgccctgccgatgcacgaatagtgcgtaacagggacgggtccacattcgagtagattgatcttcctggtgcattcccccaagcagctttaacgaaagtggtgacagtgattcacgtcttctggaagatcactgacccatcagtccacgaaaaacacgcgacaagggcacaatccgatcttggtagaactccagaactgacctcctcggTTGTACACTATGCTGATctcggagtatggaccacagggtttatggccttctctatggtctcctttgtcgcgcaaatcagtcgtctcatagtgcccgcggcttatctgcgggtgcggcttatctgctagaaaattttcaaaacgtcccaaaaaacgcgtcctgcggcttatctgcggtgcggcttatacgcgtgaaattacggtaattgtGTACTTGGAAACAACCTGCGTAAGGGCTAGAGTATACTCAAACATTGTTAATTGCAGGCACCTACAAGGGGCAGTGATGGCAGTGTGCTGCCACCATCGGTGTTCTTGGAATTCCTTCGTCGGCCGATCCCACCTGGAACTCTGGGGCATCTCTCAGGCAGACTTCGCCGTCCTGCGTTGCCTGGCCGGATGGGCTACGTGCGCCTGTTCCCAGGATGGTGAGAGAAGTAAACTTTTCCTTTCACGCGGAAGGGTGGAAGCCTTAACCATTCTACATGGCACAGGCGTAGTACAGACATCATCATAGCTACGAGACTGACCTCTCAACGTCTGCATTTGTCTGCAGGGTCAAAGTCTGAAAAGGATGAGGTCGATGAGAATGAACAGAAAGAAGGAAGCAACGTACAAAGGTGAGCTAATTACAAACAGCTAGGCACCCTGAAGCATTACAGAGGGCTTGGGTATTGATAGAGGTTCGTTACACGCATTGGACAATGCGTATAGTTTGAATGTTTACGACTACGAGTGGGCCACCTTGCATGTTGGGTGTTCAATCCCACTGGGGTGACCGAGACACGACGACGTGTATGATGGCAATGGTGATGCTCTGCAACAGGTCACCGGGGCATTGAGGCAGTATGTAAGAAACATCCTGTTCCATTGCGCAAATCTTGTGAGTGAGCCTGGACAAAATTTTTCTGCAGTTTTCAGACTATTCCGTATCCTATCTTGTTATGTTGAGCAACATAGATTGAGCAACTTGCATTTTTTCTTGAGCCAGAGTGACTTGCACATGGACTCGAGCATGTTGAATGTATCAGCCGACCCTATGTCATTTTCCCCTCCCTCCTGTCTGACCTCATTTCCCCTTCTTCCTCCTCGCACATCCTAATGTCCCACAATCTCTGGTACCTGCCTTACCTTCAATTTCGCTTGACAGATGTTTGCTACATCATTCTCTCCCGTTCAAATTATGGAACCGATATCATTCGCTCACCCGTTGGAAGATTAATTTTTGGAGATAGTGGTGGGACCTCAAAGGATCTAAACTGTTTCTGCCTGTAATGCTGGCCAATGTAACGCTGCCGTAATGGTCAACACACACGGCTTGCCGAACAGATGAGGTGTGCTCTGATCGAGAGGTGCACTTTGCAGGGTCACCCGTTTGTGTCTGTCCGTGGCCGAGAGGCAGGAAATCGGCAGGCGCTGCAAGCTGCTCCTAGACACGGCTCGTGTGGCCTACCTCACCCAGTTGGGCTTCAGGGCAAGCGTGGTGTACTTTGTGACACCGTGTGTGACACCCGAGAATGTCGCCATCTTGGTTCTCCCTCCTTCACAGGTGACGGGTGCCTCTGATTAGGACGGCCGTTTCAGTTGTACGCGTGTCAGGATATTTCCACCGAGAAAATCTGTGACTGTTAACAGTGGGATCACATTATGCTCTTCCTTCTGCACTGTCGAGCACTTCGTTAAGTGCCAGCTCATCTCCATAGCAGTACGGTCACGCACACTCATTGCCATCTTCATTGTAACTGTAATCTCAACATACTAATCTctgaaagcaacaacaacaacaacaaaaaaggaacttaaaggaatttgtgtacATAGTCGGGAAAATACGTGAAAACATGCAAACGAAGTTGAAGctcttaatttttttccccttccctTATTGTTATTGAAATGCATCTTAACCAAGGTAATACTACGTATTCATGTTCAACCTGAGAGCAGCACTGCCATTATgtctttttcttcctctattGACTATCGTCACTTGTCCAAATCACTTTTGtaattaaataaattatccccCCCGAAAAGAAGACATGCCATACTATCTCACAAGGGCTTTCTTCATTAAATGTAATGAGAAAATACTATAACAGTCTTCTACAGCTTAGTTTGAACTCAACAGCAGACCGATATTTCGAGTCTCCAACACTTCCTTGGCAAGTCTTTGTTGATTGGACTGGCATAGTGCACACTTTACATAGTGTATCACAAAATATGTCTCCTCTGGTACAACCAATAAATTTATAGCACTGCGACAGAGGAACTTTTATTCCACAGTTAATACTTTACACAACGCCTCGGAGTCATCCATAGCTACCTGCGTCCCCATACCGAATGAGAGAGAAAGTACGGCATGCATAGTTCTTCGAGGAAAAATGCAATAATCTTGGCAGCACAATTTTTACATGCACGTAAAATGGTCACACATCTAACATGGTGCACGTTGGTCACCGTTTAGAACGTCCTTTCTGGCTTTGAGATTTGTTTTCCAAATAGGCTGCATGGCCAGATGCTTGAAGATGCTGGAACATCTTATTGCGTGACGGGAACTGGGCACTGCATGTTTTACATTGGAGCTCATTCTGCACCTGAAATTGAAATTGCACATTATGttccagtgttttttttttgtgtgtgtgtttgcgtatGTGCTTTTAATGATCAAATTGGGTGTAGCTTTTGTAGAGAAGCAGATACCATGCTTTTGATAATTATATAGCTTCAGAAATTTTGAGCACTGTACATAAGTGTCGGTAAAGTTAAGGGTGAACTAAagcgcaaaaatttctcctcgcagaATGAAGGATGATGTTACCTTGACATCAATACAGAAGTAACAGAGTTCATCCATTGCGTTTAATGTGAATCTACGTAGTCTCTAACCCATACTGGGACAAGACTGTGCAGGAACGAAAATACCCAGCCTCAAATCAGTGGACTATAATTTGACTTACATCACCCACAGGATGGTGTTCCTTATGCTTTGCCTTTTCCTTTGGTCTcgcttctttgccttttttggtTTTTCTGATTGCCTTTCCTGCTGAGGTGGAGTGGCCTGCTCCATCGTTTTCGGCTTCTTGTGGTACAACCTCTGCCTCTCTCGTAGCTTCCGAAGGTAGCTGAGGTGCTGTTTCTTCCTCTGGGCTTTCGTCACCGTCTGTTGGGTCAAAGGCTTTTCTTCGTTTCTTATTTTTCCGTTTTTTCTTGGGTCTGCAAAGCAATCCTTACACTTTACGGCGTTCTTGCAATGAAGGAGCCGCACTGCGAAAAAGGTGCGGTGATTTGCACTTTGTGTTGCATAGAAGCTCTTTGTCTGTTATCCCTTTTGTACATACTTGCATCACTAAACAGCTTAAAACAAACATGCAGCACAGCAACAACGGAATCATAATTCTGTGAAAGATACACAGTCAAAGCTTTTACGTGGGAGGCCTTGGAAGTTGAACTGGTTCCCCGTCGTCAATGCTCTCCTGGCCAGAGTCCGATTTGTTTTCACCATTTCCAAAGAACATCTCGTCCTCCTCTGTCATGGCTTGTTTTAAAAACTCCACATTTTCCTGATGTTTCCTCGAATTCTCGTGGTTTATGAACCTGCCATTGCAATGACAACAATTAATTGTGGAGCTGTTGTGCTTCAGCGTACATGATGTTACTGTGACGGCAGAACACAGCGCACGGCTACAATCTTGGACCCAGCACACTGGAATGATCCGCAAAATGTCTTATTATGATACCTCCAATCAGAGCCAAGTTACATCTGGGGGACCAGGACAAATGTGAAGTGCCCCTTAGACCGCAcaatagccagaaaaaaaaaaaaaaacttactaGGCAAAGAATTTACATGTATGTGCTCTTAACATTGAGCTTATTCTGTCACATAAATGTTTTTAGGTGGCTCTGCCTCCAGTGAaaccagggactgaaaccgaaactaatatCGGtccggttacggttcagtgtcggaactctgaaagcggtttCGGTTACGGGATTTGCTGTTTTAATATTTCAAgttaccggtaaccaaacagttgaaccggtatttttttcagttttcttaAAAAATGAGGAACAAAGTGCAAATGGGTAAAAATGAACATATTAATCTGTTGCACTCCGAAATGGTGGCGCAGTGCCATCTTCATCTGCAATGCATTTTTGCCGTTTGTGACATTCCCCGTAAAATAATTTGTTGCGGTCTCTATTATCTCGTGCACAACATTCACTTCGCTCATGCTGTAACAAGCTACAATGCAAGAACGACTGCAGGCGTTCATGTGGAATCAAACAACTTGCAACGCTTGGTATCTTAAATGATCACAATAatatacagttcataactcATAATGGACGTACGCAATACATGTCATACGATGCGTATGTCATCTGATTATGGGTCCAAGCGCATAAGATGGCATGTTGTCTACACAACTTCCGAACGAAAAACACATGACAAAGAGATGTGCTCTAACAGAAGCACGTAcaacaccactaatcagagttgtaaagcgatacaaatacTGCATCCACAGCTGTCCGTGTTCACGCTTGAACCGGTTCATATACACCAGTAACTGAAACCAAATTTTCCGGTTCAGGTGACTGTTAATTGCCGATGGTGAATTGCGGTTCCGTTCCGTTTACGGTTCCGTTCTGGTTTCAGTTCCTGAATACAGTCAATCCTcaatttatgaaccttcgatttatgaattccctcgttttatgaacaggagcacaaggaaccaaactttttacatgcatttttccctcgttttatgaacctcgatatccgaataatgaatggaatttctgggaaccaactaggagtttcccagcgtttttgccctcaatttataaacggatcgttccgaggtcaacagaaatcttcaaagggattattccgtggtcttatgaatgatgccGGAGCGGACGAaactttttccaggtattgcaccctggGTTTTAACCCcacgaaatccgaacaacaaacgagttttccggggtcgcacaaggggaaaccaagtgttcctgacttcaattgatgaataaggtggtcgctgtcacccggagattaataaatgGAGGTTAAACatcccggaggaaatctgagaccagtcgagtgcgaatgtggtgacatctcttctttccaagattgacacagcggaaggcatggcccaaagcaaaattaaacaatttagtactgcataataaacagagtgcgaatgcgctaacgtctgttcttcgTGAggttgatacagcagaaggcatgatcgaaagcaaaattatacaatatattgcattataaacataatcccaactcggaaatactgttccatatGCTCACtcaacggaattttcgatttatgaatcacTCGACTtgtgaacgatttttcggggaactgAGGGTgctcataaatcgagggttgactgtacaccAGTAACTGAAATCAAATTTTCCGGCTCAGGTGATGGTTAATTGCGGTTACAGTTCTTGAAAAAATTTGGGTTTCCCaaccggttttcggttccgttctGGTTTCAGTTCCTGAATATATGTGAAACCGCAAAATATATGTGGCAAGGCATTACGCTTTGACAGACTTGAAGGACTTGTCGCAAGCAACGCAGTAGAGCtcgtcttcttcgctgtcactTTCCTGTTCCTCGTCGCTGTTTTCCGCTTGAGCGTTGCTGCATGAAATGCCGTCTCCAAATTGTGAGTTGAGGTTGGCCTCGATCTCCTTGAGGTCTTCTTCGAGTTTGGACATGGAGCACCATTCTGACTCCTTGTACTCTTTCAAGTGCCTTGCAAAGTGAATATGAATTTAGAGCAGGAAACAGGCAGCCCATTCGATCCCACATCTTCTAAAGTGTAGCTTACTTTTGCTTTTCCAAGATTTTCTGGACGCGGTGTGCTTCGGCCTTCCGAGCGTTTTCTGCGGCCACCCCTTCTAGTTTCAACTGGATTTCACGGGACAGGAAGAATCGGTCAGTTAATTGACGAGTAATTAATGCGTAAAAATTGAAGACAACTGCCACACGTCTGAGGAGACCTTGCGCAATCGCGAAGCACAATCCTTAGAAATTATGAGAGAACAGGGTACTTCATTTATTTGCTGttctaaaaaaatatttttttcgtcgTGATGTGTGACAACAGTGTTGGAGAATAACGGAAAAGCGTGTTCTACATTAGAAAGTCTGATCTCTAGAATTCATTTTAATATGCTAAACTGTTTAAGGTGTAAAGTCTGGGTTTATTCTTCAAAAAAGTGCTCCAAAAAAGCTTTGTTATGGCATCTTTCCTAAACAGAAATGCATAAAAGGCTCACCCTATGAGCTTCCACCCTTTTGTCACGTTTTCGCACAAACTGTACCAGTTGCTGCAAGAAACAGATGACAGTGAGATCCCACGGTATAGTCCCTATAGTAGTGCCGGGACTGTAGTCCACTATAGTCCCGGTATAGTGTGTATAACTATGGAGATGACTAACCCGGACTTCCTCGTTGCGGTGTTTGCGTGCCTGGTCGCGTATCCTCTTGTTTTCCTTCTCCATCAGCCTGACCACCCTACGATTGGGGGCTGTTCGAAGGTCGTATTCGTCCAGCCACGCAAAACTCTTGGCTGTGCAGTAGCTCTGCCAGTATCCATAAAATGGCTGCACTACCTAAGAGAATAATAATAAATTCATATAGTCAATGCCAGCAATTTTTTTACATTACTTGACTCGTTTCATCCAAAACTTGCAGCATTTTATAGCGCTGCTGCTTAAGATGGTTTTACGACTGTCTCATTTCAAATACGTTTACGACGTATTCAAATGCTTCTatttatatttgtatatatGCTTTCCCTGCATGTCCTTTATAACTATTGGGCTTAATACCTGGACAGCGATGTTCACTGAATCTATTTACCATAAATTATGTTTACCAATGTTTACCAATTATGTTTTATAATATTTACCACCCTTATGGCACTAGCCAGCTGGAACAATACTGTTACTATGTTAATGTACATGCCTGCAAAGGGGAACAAAAAAAGTCTTGACATTCTGTATCAACATCTCACCTCTTCGTATAAGCTGTGTGAGTCTCCGAAGCTGGGTATCGCGATTGGGTCATCCATGAAAGGTTGATCTTCCGCAGCAATCTTGTCAAATACTTCTCTGTATACCGCATAAAATCCCTGATGGCGTGGAAAATATAAAGTATGTGTCACACTCAGAAACTTGGAGTTGGGAAGCCGTTAGTACCTTCTCTCCGTCCCCGTACCCAGAAAAGCAGGATGCAGTGAAGTAGCGATACACATCGAGACTGTCGTCCTTGTAGTCATCTCCTAGTCCTGCGCGCAAGACTGATGCTTTAGAATCAACGAAACTTTTTATCAACGAACATATTATGAAACCACG from Ornithodoros turicata isolate Travis chromosome 4, ASM3712646v1, whole genome shotgun sequence encodes the following:
- the LOC135390953 gene encoding dnaJ homolog subfamily C member 21-like; amino-acid sequence: MKCHYEVLGVGRDVAADELKLAYRKLALQCHPDKNPDNAAEATEQFKLVQQAYEVLSDPQERAWYDKHREAILKGGLGDDYKDDSLDVYRYFTASCFSGYGDGEKGFYAVYREVFDKIAAEDQPFMDDPIAIPSFGDSHSLYEEVVQPFYGYWQSYCTAKSFAWLDEYDLRTAPNRRVVRLMEKENKRIRDQARKHRNEEVRQLVQFVRKRDKRVEAHRLKLEGVAAENARKAEAHRVQKILEKQKHLKEYKESEWCSMSKLEEDLKEIEANLNSQFGDGISCSNAQAENSDEEQESDSEEDELYCVACDKSFKSVKAFINHENSRKHQENVEFLKQAMTEEDEMFFGNGENKSDSGQESIDDGEPVQLPRPPTPKKKRKNKKRRKAFDPTDGDESPEEETAPQLPSEATREAEVVPQEAENDGAGHSTSAGKAIRKTKKGKEARPKEKAKHKEHHPVGDVQNELQCKTCSAQFPSRNKMFQHLQASGHAAYLENKSQSQKGRSKR